The following nucleotide sequence is from Neochlamydia sp. AcF84.
AAAAGCCTTATCTTCTAACTTCTTTTGTAAGTTGTCGTTAGTAAAAAAAAACACCTGTGGGTAAATTTCTTGGAAGTAACCCCCAGTGTGTTTTTAGATAGGAGGTGATGGATTCTCATTTGAGAAGAGTTAATTTCTTAGTTCTATCGGTCTAACCTGTCTTTATTTATGCATCAAGAAAATGTGTTACTCAATTTTTTTTAAACGCTGGATAATATCTTTTATCTTTGCCAATATTTGAGCGCCCCTCTAAAGTTTACCTGCTCCATTACAAAAATTCGCACAATATAAAAAATTTCTTGGAGGGCTAAGTCCAATAAAAACATGACTTTAAGAGTGTTAGATCCAATTTTCTTTATTTTTGGAAAAGCTTAAATACTGATGCCAGGCTAAAGCTCCAGCGCCTATAGTGCCTGCGTCTTCAGTGAAATTGGCAGGTAAAATTTCAAGCGTGGAAGTGGCTGCTGTTAGTGCATAATTTATAACTCTCTTTTTTATATAATCCACAGCTTCGGGTAATCCCTGGATAATCCCGCCTCCTAAAATTAACCTTTCAGGATTAAAAACATTAATCATATTGCTACAGCCAATCGTTAAAGCTTCCATGGCTTCATTTAGAATTTTGCCTGCCAGGATATCACCTTCCTTGTAGGCTTGAATGACAAGCTTTGCCGAGATGGCGGGAATATCTCCATTGGTAAGATCTAATAAAGCTTTTCCTTGGGAAGGATTTTTGTATACCAATTCTTTAGCTTTTTTGGCTATCGCCCATCCTGAGGCCATCGCCTCGAAACATCCATGGCTTCCACAGGTGCAAGGCGGACCGTTCATTTGAATAATCATGTGACCTAATTCGCCCGCACAGTTAGTGTAGCCAGGCATAACTTTGCCTTCATTGACGATACCACCGCCAATTCCTGTGCCGACAAATACACACACAATATTATTGCTGCCTTTTCCTGCACCATTTAACCACTCTCCCCAGGTAGCTGCACGTCCATCATTGGTAATAGTTACAGGCAAGGAAGTTATCTCTTCAATCTTTTTCTTTAAAGAAATGTTATGCCAATTTAAATTGGGAGCAAAAACGATGGACCCATCCTTAGCGCTGACCTGCCCCGGTACACCAATTCCAATCCCGCAGATAAAACTTTTTCCCAAATTATGAAATTCTTGAATCGTTTGAATGATCTCCTGTTCAATCACTTCTTGCTGGCGACTAGCATGGGTGGAAATTCTTTTTTTTTGATGAATAGTGCCATAACGATCGACCAAGCCTATTTCAATCTTAGTGCCTCCAATATCCATCCCAATTGCATATTTTTTTGCCATGCAGTTAGTCTCCTATTTTAAAAGTTGGATATAGCTAAATAATAATTATAAATAAACAAAGTTATTGGCAATTTTACCCGTTATCCATAGATGTTACAAAAAGTCGCCTAATCTGATCCAAACATTAGAACGATAATTAAGAAAGAAAATTTGACTTCAGCTGTTTGCCTAAGCTATCCTGCCGTCTGTAGAGAAAAAAGTAAGGTTAGACAGCCTAGGGGAACGAGAAATTTTTTATGAAAACATTAATAGTAGGGCCTTCATCTCTTTCAGGTGAAATTCAAATTCCTTCTTCTAAGTCACAAACACATCGGGCCATTTTATTAGGAGCCTTAGGAAAAAATATTTCTCTTGTCCACCATTATTTAAATTCTCCCGATTGCCTGGCCATGATGGAAGCTTGTCGTTATCTGGGAGCTAAAATTACTGTCCAAGACGATCATCTACAGATTGAAGGTATTGGGGGAAAAATTAGGGGAGCAGAAAATGTGATTAATGCCCATAATTCTGGTATAATCTTACGCTTTATTTCTGCCATTGCTGCTTTAGGCACGCATCCTATTGTAATTACGGGGGATGAATCAATCCGGCATCAACGGCCTATGCATGTCCTTCTTAAAACTTTAGAGCAATTGGGAGCACAAGCGATTTCCACACGAGGAGATGGATTTGCACCTGTAATTATAAAAGGGCCTTTAAGGGCAGGTCAGTGTGTTATAGAAGCTGGCTCTGACTCTCAAAATATCTCTTCTTTGCTAATGGCGGCTATCTTTTTGAAAGGTACTTTAGAGTTAGAGGTGCATCAGACCGGCGAAAAACCTTGGATTGATTTAACTCTGGATTGGCTTAAAAGATTAAAAGTGCCTTATGAAAACCATTGCTATAAAAATTTTAAAGTTCAGGGAATAGGTAGCTATGATGGCTTTGAATATGCAGTGCCAGGAGATTGGAGCTCTGCTGCTTTTCCTATAGCTGCTGCTATCGTTACTCAGTCGGAAGTTGTGCTTAATAACCTTTCCATGCATGATCTGCAAGGGGATAAAGCTATTATCAATATTTTTAAGCAAATGGGTGCTGGCATAGAGATTGATGAGCAGGCCCACAGCATACATGTTTATCCAAGAGCACCTTTAAAAGGAATGACTGTAGATATCAATGATTGCATAGATGCTCTTCCTATCCTTGCTGTCGTGGCCTGTTACGCAGAAGGGCAGACCTCAATTATAAATGCAGCGGTAGCACGCCAGAAAGAATGTGATCGCATAGCTTGTATAGCTAAAGAGTTAAAAAAAATGGGGGCTCATATTCAAGAGTCTCACTCGGGCCTTTGTGTGACGGGAAATCCATTAAAAGGAACCTCTCTTTTCTCTCATAAAGATCATCGTGTGGCGATGGCTTTAGCGGTAGCAGCCATGGGTGCAAAAGGCAAAACAGCTATTCATCATTCTAACTGTATTGAAAAAACATACCCAACTTTTGTGCAAGATTTTAAGCGCTTAGGTGCTAATATAGAGGAAGTTTAAAGTAACTTTTAAGGAAAATGTTCTTACTGATTAATCTTTTATCGTATGGATAGGTAAATTCTAACATGAATATTATTTTGGCGGGACCGCCGCTGGCTGGAAAAACAACGTTAGGTAAGCAAGTAGCCTGTAAATTTGGTTGGCCATTCATTGATACCGATAGATTAGTTGAGAAATGTTATAAAAATGAAAAAAACATTCAAATTTCTTGCCGCGAGATCTTTAAAAGAGAAGGGGAGAGTCAATTTCGTGCGTATGAGCAGCAAGCTATTTCATCCCTGCAAGGTTATACATGTTCGGTTATTTCACTAGGCGGAGGAGCTTTAGAAAAGTTAGAGAATGTAAAAATTCTTAAAAAAACAGGCAAAATTATTTATATAAAGACCTCTTTGGCTATTTTAGAGAAACGATTATTAGATCATCCACTTCCTTCCTATCTAGAGAATGAAGAAAAGCCTGTAGAAGCTTATCAGAAGCTAATAAGGAGGCGCTCTCCTTTTTATGAATTATATGCTGACCAAATCGTTGAAACAGGTTCCTTAAGTGTCTCTCAAATTGTAGCAATTATTTACGAGAGTTATCATGGCCAGTAATTCAATAGGAAATATTTTTAAAATCACCACATGGGGTGAATCCCATGGCCCAGCCATCGGAGTAGTTATCGACGGATGTCCAGCAGGTCTGCTGCTGCAAGAAGAAGACATTAACCAGGCTTTAGCTTTACGTGCTCCTGGACATAGTATATACACTTCGCCTCGTCAAGAGAGCGATCGATGTCAAATCTTATCAGGTGTTTTTGAGGGTAAAACTACGGGCACTCCCATTTCTATCTTTATTAAAAATAGAGATGTAGACTCTAGCAAATATGAGTCTATTCAGAACCTTTTAAGACCAGGCCACGCTAATTTTACTTATTTAGAAAAATATGGTCTCTTTGATTATCGAGGAGGGGGACGCTCATCAGCAAGAGAAACAGCCTGCCGGGTGGCAGCAGGAGCGGTGGCT
It contains:
- a CDS encoding ROK family protein, whose protein sequence is MAKKYAIGMDIGGTKIEIGLVDRYGTIHQKKRISTHASRQQEVIEQEIIQTIQEFHNLGKSFICGIGIGVPGQVSAKDGSIVFAPNLNWHNISLKKKIEEITSLPVTITNDGRAATWGEWLNGAGKGSNNIVCVFVGTGIGGGIVNEGKVMPGYTNCAGELGHMIIQMNGPPCTCGSHGCFEAMASGWAIAKKAKELVYKNPSQGKALLDLTNGDIPAISAKLVIQAYKEGDILAGKILNEAMEALTIGCSNMINVFNPERLILGGGIIQGLPEAVDYIKKRVINYALTAATSTLEILPANFTEDAGTIGAGALAWHQYLSFSKNKENWI
- the aroA gene encoding 3-phosphoshikimate 1-carboxyvinyltransferase, whose translation is MKTLIVGPSSLSGEIQIPSSKSQTHRAILLGALGKNISLVHHYLNSPDCLAMMEACRYLGAKITVQDDHLQIEGIGGKIRGAENVINAHNSGIILRFISAIAALGTHPIVITGDESIRHQRPMHVLLKTLEQLGAQAISTRGDGFAPVIIKGPLRAGQCVIEAGSDSQNISSLLMAAIFLKGTLELEVHQTGEKPWIDLTLDWLKRLKVPYENHCYKNFKVQGIGSYDGFEYAVPGDWSSAAFPIAAAIVTQSEVVLNNLSMHDLQGDKAIINIFKQMGAGIEIDEQAHSIHVYPRAPLKGMTVDINDCIDALPILAVVACYAEGQTSIINAAVARQKECDRIACIAKELKKMGAHIQESHSGLCVTGNPLKGTSLFSHKDHRVAMALAVAAMGAKGKTAIHHSNCIEKTYPTFVQDFKRLGANIEEV
- a CDS encoding shikimate kinase, whose amino-acid sequence is MNIILAGPPLAGKTTLGKQVACKFGWPFIDTDRLVEKCYKNEKNIQISCREIFKREGESQFRAYEQQAISSLQGYTCSVISLGGGALEKLENVKILKKTGKIIYIKTSLAILEKRLLDHPLPSYLENEEKPVEAYQKLIRRRSPFYELYADQIVETGSLSVSQIVAIIYESYHGQ